CGCCGAGCCACCGTAGGCGCCGACCCCAGACCTTTCCCCTTTGTATGTGCAGCGCCGGACGAGGTGCTCACACCCGCACCACCGACCCCCATCGGCGGGCGGGTGTTCTTACCCCCGAAGGAGCTAACCCCATGAACACGATCATTCGTAAGAGCATGCTGTCCGTTGCTGGTTTCGCGTTCGCTGGTGGTGTGTTCGCCGGCCCGATCGCCGCGCACGCCGCCACCCCGGTCGATGCTAAGCCGGTCGCGGTTGCGGTGCGGACGGCTAAGCCTCAGGGCGACCAGTCCCGGATCCCTCTGAACGATGAGCAGACCGCGAACGTCAAGGCGATCATCGCCGCGACGAAGAAGGCCGGCCTGCCCGAGCGCGCCGCGGTGATCTCGATCGCGACGAGTCTGCAGGAGTCGAAGTTGGAGAACCTGGGCCACCTCGGCGACGCCAACGACCATGACTCGTTGGGCCTGTTCCAGCAGCGCCCGACCAGTGGTTGGGGTACCCCGGAGCAGATCACCGACCCCGCCTACTCCACGACCGCGTTCCTCAAGGGTTTGAAGCAGGTTGATGGGTGGCAGGACATGCCCCTGACCCAGGCCGCGCAGACCGTCCAGGTCTCGGCGTACCCGGATGCGTACGCCCAGTGGGAGCAGCAGGCCGCTGACCTCGTCGGCCAGCACTGGAACAGCTGACCCACCGCAGAACACCGACCGCTGGCCGGCACCCCCACCCCGGGGTGCCGGCCAGCGGCATACCTACATCCCGCACCCCGCGCCGGTCGGTGGCAGCGGGTGATGTGTTGGCCGGTGAACAGTGGCAAAGGACGTCGCCCGCCAGCGGTTGCCCGCAGATCTTGGACAGTTTCCGTTAGCGGGGGAACGGAAACTGTCCAAGATCTCGTGCGGCACGGCCATGGCGCGGCGGCGTCGCGGGCTATGGGTCGGTGGGGCAGGGGGCGGCACGGCGTCGGGGCCTTCGGGGTGGCGCGGGCGTGGGCGGGGCGGGGGAACAAGGTGGGGTGCCGGCTGGTTGTGGTGGGTGTCGGTGTGACTCAGTGTCCCCGGGCCTCACCTAATATCGCCTTCGCGGAATACCGTTCGGCTGGAGCCGCGTCGTGCCACTCGCCGAGAGGCGACCTGCACACCGACACCAGCGCCGCCCCCGGCCCACCGGCCGGGGGCGGCGCTGTCTGTACCCACCCGTCGGGCAGTGGCGGCACAATGCTCACGTGACTGACGCTCAGCCCTGGTCCAAGCAGTCGGGCGTACTCGTACTCCCCAGTGGGGCGACGGTGCGCGGTCGTCGCGTCGGTGCGGCGACCTCGCCCGCCGACTTCGCCCTGCTGTTGGCACCTGGTCCGGAGCCTGCCTGGGCGCACCGGCGGATCCGGTGGCCGGATTTCTGGGTACCGATCGATAGGCTGGATGCCCTCGACGCCCTGCGGGTGGCGCTGCGGCGGGCGCACGATGGTGAACGCGTCGAGGTGGCCTGCCGAGGTGGAGTGGGGCGCACCGGGACGGCGTTGGCCGCGCTGGCGATCCTCGACGGCCTGCCGGTCGAACGTGCGGTGCCGTGGGTTCGGGCGGGCTACCACCCGAAGGCGGTGGAGACCCCCTGGCAGCGACGTTGGCTGCGCCGGGTCGCCTGAGCAGCACCACACAAGCAACGCCGCACGGCACAAGCAACGCAACAGGCTGCCCGGCTGGCAGGGCAGGCACTAAGCCTTTGCGGCCGCCGGCTGGTGGACGTACTCGCGCAGGTGGTTGGCGGTGAGGGTGGCACCGCGGGCGACGAGGTCGGCGGGTGTGCCGGTGAAGACGACCTGGCCGCCGTCGTGCCCGGCGCCCGGGCCGAGGTCGATGAGCCAGTCCGCGTGTGCCATGACCGCCTGGTGGTGCTCGATGACGATCACCGTGTTTCCAGCATCGACCATGCGGTCGAGCAGGGCCAGGAGTTGGTCCACGTCGGCCAGGTGCAGGCCCGTGGTGGGCTCGTCCAGGACGTACGTGGTGGTCTTCTCGGCCAGGTGGATGGCGAGCTTGAGTCGTTGCCGCTCCCCGCCCGACAGGGTGGTCAGTGGCTGGCCGAGGCTGAGGTAACCCAGCCCGACGTCGACCAGCCGACCGAGGATGAGGTGCGGGAAGAACGCGTACGCCTCGGTGACGGACATGGCCAGCACCTCGCTGATGTTCTTGCCGCGCAGCGTGTACGTGAGCACCTCGTCGGTGAACCGTCGCCCCTCGCACCGTTCACAGACGCTGGCCACGCCGGCCATCATCGCCAGGTCCGTGTAGATCAGCCCGATCCCCTTGCAGGCTGGGCAGGCGCCCTCGGAGTTCGCGCTGAACAGTGCGGCTTTGACCCCGTTGGCCTTGGCGAAGGCGGTGCGGATCGGGTCGAGCAGCCCGCTGTAGGTGGCCGGGTTGCTGCGTCGTGACCCGCGGATCGGGGACTGGTCGACGATCACGACACCGGACCGGCCGCGTAGTGACCCGTGGATCAGTGAGCTCTTGCCGGAGCCGGCGACGCCGGTGACGACGGTGAGCACCCCGAGCGGGATGTCCACGTTCACGTCGCGCAGGTTGTGCAGGTCGGCCTGGCGGATGGCGAGTTGCCCGGTCGGTTGGCGTACCTCGTCGCGCAGGGTCACCCGGTGATCCAGGTGCCGGCCGGTGAGCGTGTCGGAGCGGCGCAGGCCGGGGAGGTCGCCGGTGAAGCAGATCCGGCCACCGTCGGTGCCGGCCCCCGGCCCGAGGTCGACCACGTGGTCGGCGATCGCGATGGTCTCCGGTTTGTGCTCCACCACCAGGACGGTGTTGCCCTTGTCGCGTAGCCGCAGCAGCAGGTCGTTCATCCGGGCGATGTCGTGCGGGTGCAGGCCGACGGTGGGTTCGTCGAAGACGTACGTGACGTCGGAGAGGCTGGAGCCGAGGTGTCGGACCATCTTCACCCGTTGCGCCTCACCGCCGGAGAGGGTCGCCGACTCACGGTCCAGGCTGAGGTAGCCCAGGCCGATCTCGACCAGGGAGTCCAGCAGGTCGCGAAGGTTGGCGACGAGTGGCGCGGCCCCCGGGTCGTCGATGCCCTGGACGAAGGTCGCCAGGTCGCTGATCTGCATGGCCGAGCAGGCGGCGATGGTGTGTCCGGCGATCCGCGACGACAGGGCCGCCGCGTTGAGTCGGGTGCCGCCGCAGTCGCCGCAGCTGGTGAAGGTGACCGCCCGGTCGACGAAGGCGCGGATGTGCGGTTGCATCGACTCGCGGTCCTTGGCGAGAAGGAGCCGCTTGACCTTGACCGCCAGACCCTCGTACGTCCAGTTGTTGCTGCCCACCTTGATTTTCGTGGCCGGCTTGTGGAGGAAGTCCTCCCACTGTTGCGGAGTGAAGTCCTGGAGTTTGACGTCCGGGTCGAACAGGCCGGAGCCGACGATGGTCTGCCAGTACCAGGAGTCGACAGCGAAGTTGGGCACGGTGATCGCGCCGTCGTTGAGGGAGCGCTCGACGTCGACCAACTCGTTGACGTCGAGGTCGGAGACCCGGCCCAGCCCCTCGCAGGTGGGGCACATGCCTTCGGGCAGGTTGAAGCTGAACGCCCCGGCGCCGCCGATGGACGGCTGGCCGAGCCGGCTGAAGAGGATCCGCAGCATGGCGTACGCGTCGGTGGCGGTTCCGACGGTGGAGCGGGAGTTGACCCCCATCCGTTCCTGGTCGACGACGATGGCCGCGCTGAGGTTGCGCAGCGAGTCGACGTCCGGCCGGTTGAGGTTCGGCATGAACGACTGGAGGAACGCGCTGTAGGTTTCGTTGATCATGCGTTGGGACTCGGCGGCGATGGTGCCGAAGACCAGCGACGACTTGCCCGACCCGGAGACACCGGTGAAGACGGTCAACCGGCGCTTGGGGATGTCGACCGAGACGTTGGCGAGATTGTTCTCCCGCGCTCCGCGTACCTCGATCATGTCGTGGCTGTCGGCGGCGGACCATGCTGGCTGCGGCATGCGAACCCTTCATGGAGTTGTGGCGGGAGTTTCTCCCGCCGGGCACTGGCGGGTTCCATTGTCTCATTCATCCCCACATAGAGACTTCTGACGAGTTTTTGCTGCTGGCTCTGGCGGGTCCTCCCGCAAAGTCTCAAATCACGTAGCAAGCGGTACGGTGACTCACGTGGACGTCGCCCCGCAGGATCGCCTGCGTGCCGTGGACCTGGCGGCCACCGTCGGGATCTCGGTGCAGCAGGTGCGCAACTACGTCGAGGTGGGTGTGCTGCCGCCGGTGCGGCGTACCGCGAGCGGTTACCGGATCTTCACGACCGAGCACGCGCGGGCGCTGACCGTGGCGCGGCGGCTGGCCGAGGGGCACGGCTGGAGCCGTACCCGGGAGATCATGGCGGCGGTGCACCGGGGCGACCTGCCGGCGGCCCTCGCGGCGCTCGACGGCGGCCACGCCGAGCTGGACCGGGAACGCGCCGAGATCCGCCGGGTGCTCGGCGCCTTCGAGACCGTGCTGGCCAGCCCACCGGAGGCCCGGCCCGCACCGCGCCGCAACGTGCGCATCGGAGAGGTCGCCGCCCTGGTCGGGGTCCGGACCTCGCAGCTGCGGCTCTGGGAGGAGCGCGAGCTGCTGCGGCCGGGCCGCGCCCAGGGCACCAACTACCGGGTGTACGACGAGGCGGAGCTACGCGCCGCACAGGTCATCGCGTTGCTGCGGCGAGGCGCGTACCCGTTCGAGATCATCGCGGCGGTTCTGGGCGAACTGCGGACCACCGGCAGCGCTCAGCGGGTCCGCGCCGAGCTGGCCCGCCGGGAGCAGGAGCTGCACGCCCGTAGCCTGCGTCGGCTGCGGGGGAGCGCCGCGCTGCACGACTACCTGGGTGGCCGCGGCGACGCGCGTTGACCGACCGGGGCATCTCGTCCAGCCCCGCCGGGCGATCTTGTTGACTAGGGTCGGGCACATGAGAGCTGCGCTGCTGGCGGTCACGGCGTCCGCCATCCTGCTCGCTCCCGCGCCGGTCGCCGCCGCGGAGCGTCCGCCGGGTCGACCGTGCGATGCCCCCGGGTGCCGTCGCCGGCGATGTCCCGTCCACCCCGGCCCTCACCCCCGCCCGCCGTGCCCGAGCAGCGGGTGGTCGGCGGCGCGGCGCTGGACACGACCGGCCTGGTCGTACCGGCCGGCGCCGCCGCGCCACCGGCGATCACCGCCAGGTCGTGGCTGGTCGCCGACCTGGACAGCGGCCAGGTGCTCGGCGGCTGCGGCCCACACGAGTACGGCACCCCGGCCAGCGTCCAGAAGCTCCTGCTGGCGGCGACGATGCTCCCCCGGCTGAACCCGAAGCAGACGGTGACCGTCACCCCGGACGACATGAACATCGAGCCCGGCTCCTCCGCCGTCGGCCTGGTCGCGGGTGGCCGCTACACCATCGAGACCATCTGGCTCGGGCTGCTGCTCAACTCCGGCAACGAGGCGGCCAATGCGCTGGCCCGGCTCGGCAGCGGCGGGAACGACGCCTCCGCCGGGGTGCGCGCCATGAACGAGCATGCGCACCACCTCGGCGCGCTCCAGACGCACGCGGTCACCCCGTCGGGGCTGGACGGCAAGGGGCAGTTCACCAGCGCCTACGACCTGGCACTGATCGCCCGAGCCTGCTTCGCCGAGCCGACCTTCCGCCGGTACGCGCTGACCGATCAGACGGCGATCCCCGCCCAGCCGGCGCAGCGCACCAAGGGTTTCGAGATCCAGAACGAGAACCAGCTCATCTACAAGTACCCGGGTGCGCTCGGCGGCAAGACCGGCTTCACCGACCTGGCCCGGCACACCTACGTGGGCGCGGCGGAACGCGACGGGCGACGGCTGGTGGTGACCCTGCTGGGTGCCGAACCGGCACCGATGCGCGGCTGGGAGCAGGGCGCGGCCCTGCTGGACTGGGGCTTCACCCTGCCCCGGAACGCCTCCGTCGGCCGGCTGGTCGAGCCGGGCGAGCTGACCGCCACGCCGTCGGCGGTGCCGTCCGCGCTGGCGGCGCCCGGTGCGCCCCGGCCGGCGGCGGCCAGCGGGCCAGCGCGTACCAGCTCGGGGTGGCTCTGGTCGGTGACCGCGTTGAGCGGCGCGGGCGTGCTGGTGTTGTCGGGCGGGCTGCTGTGGCGGCGTCGCCGTCGGTTGACCTGACGGATCGACATCCGGCGCTGCCGTCCATAGACTCCGGTCTTTCTGGCACCACGAGTCCAGGAGGATCCCTGTGTCGAGTGAACTCGAACCGCGAAGCGGTGCGGCGGCACCCCGCCGGCCGGTGCGCGCCCTGACCCGCCTCGCGGGGGTGACCGTGCTCGCCGGGGCGCTGGTCGTCGGGGCGTCCGCCACCGCGGTCGCCGCGCCCGGCCCGTCGGCCGACGCCCTGAGCGCTTCCGCCGCGTCTGACACCGCAACCCGACCGCCGCGCACCACCCACGGGCCGTGCGCGTACACGGAGACGCCGGACGAGCCCGCGGCCCGGCCGGTGCCGCTGCCGCCCGACCCGCGACGCACCCCGGCCCGGGGCAGCGTCCGGGTGACGTTGGCGACCAACCACGGGCCGATCGGGTTGACGCTGGACCGGGCCGCCGCGCCGTGCACCGTACAGAGTTTCCTGCACCTGGTCGGCAAGCGCTTCTACGACCGCACCCCGTGCCATCGGCTCACCGCGTACCCCACGCTGAGCGTGTTGCAGTGCGGTGACCCGTCCGGCACCGGCGAGGGCGGCCCGGGATACCGGTACCGCGACGAACTGCCAACCGACCTGCCGCCGGCACCGACCGACCCGACCGGGGAGCGCCGGGTCTACGCCCGGGGCGTGCTGGCCATGGCCAACGCCGGGCCGGACACCAACGGCAGCCAGTTCTTCCTGGTGTACGCCAACTCCGCGCTACGCCCCAACTACACGATCTTCGGCGAGGTCGACGGGGCCGGCCTGGCCACCCTGGACCGGATCGCGGCCGGGGGAGTGGCGCCGACCGCCGAGGATCCGGCGCCGGTCGACGGCGCTCCCGCGCTGCCGGTGACCATCCGCAAGGCCGTCCGCTCGCACCACCACCACTGACCGTGCGGCGCGGTGGGTGACCGTCGGTCGCTCACCGCGCCAGCGGGTCGGGTAGCGCCAGCCGGCCGGAAATTCTCGGAAGCAGATCGGAACCGGTCCAACCGGATTCTGACGCAGTTCCGGCCGTCACGTCGAGCGAGGCGACCCGGTCAGCGGGGCGGCGGTGCTGTCGCGCACCACAAGTTCCGTGGCGAGCTCCACCCGCGGCGAGTCGATGCCCTCGCCCTGGGCCAGGCGCAGCACGGTCCGTGCCGCCAACCGTCCCATCTCGACCAACGGTTGGCGCACGGTGGTCAGCGGTGGTGAGGCCCAGCGGGCCTCCGGCAGATCGTCGAAACCGACGACGCTCACGTCGTCCGGCACGCGTAGCCCTCGCCGCCGGATGGCCTCGTAGACGCCGAAGGCCATCTGGTCACTGGCGGCGAAGATGCCGGTCGGCGGATCGGCGAGGTCGAGCAGTGCCGTCCCGCCAGCGAACCCGGAGGCGTGG
The window above is part of the Micromonospora sp. LH3U1 genome. Proteins encoded here:
- a CDS encoding protein-tyrosine phosphatase family protein, yielding MTDAQPWSKQSGVLVLPSGATVRGRRVGAATSPADFALLLAPGPEPAWAHRRIRWPDFWVPIDRLDALDALRVALRRAHDGERVEVACRGGVGRTGTALAALAILDGLPVERAVPWVRAGYHPKAVETPWQRRWLRRVA
- a CDS encoding excinuclease ABC subunit UvrA, which encodes MPQPAWSAADSHDMIEVRGARENNLANVSVDIPKRRLTVFTGVSGSGKSSLVFGTIAAESQRMINETYSAFLQSFMPNLNRPDVDSLRNLSAAIVVDQERMGVNSRSTVGTATDAYAMLRILFSRLGQPSIGGAGAFSFNLPEGMCPTCEGLGRVSDLDVNELVDVERSLNDGAITVPNFAVDSWYWQTIVGSGLFDPDVKLQDFTPQQWEDFLHKPATKIKVGSNNWTYEGLAVKVKRLLLAKDRESMQPHIRAFVDRAVTFTSCGDCGGTRLNAAALSSRIAGHTIAACSAMQISDLATFVQGIDDPGAAPLVANLRDLLDSLVEIGLGYLSLDRESATLSGGEAQRVKMVRHLGSSLSDVTYVFDEPTVGLHPHDIARMNDLLLRLRDKGNTVLVVEHKPETIAIADHVVDLGPGAGTDGGRICFTGDLPGLRRSDTLTGRHLDHRVTLRDEVRQPTGQLAIRQADLHNLRDVNVDIPLGVLTVVTGVAGSGKSSLIHGSLRGRSGVVIVDQSPIRGSRRSNPATYSGLLDPIRTAFAKANGVKAALFSANSEGACPACKGIGLIYTDLAMMAGVASVCERCEGRRFTDEVLTYTLRGKNISEVLAMSVTEAYAFFPHLILGRLVDVGLGYLSLGQPLTTLSGGERQRLKLAIHLAEKTTTYVLDEPTTGLHLADVDQLLALLDRMVDAGNTVIVIEHHQAVMAHADWLIDLGPGAGHDGGQVVFTGTPADLVARGATLTANHLREYVHQPAAAKA
- a CDS encoding MerR family transcriptional regulator; this translates as MDVAPQDRLRAVDLAATVGISVQQVRNYVEVGVLPPVRRTASGYRIFTTEHARALTVARRLAEGHGWSRTREIMAAVHRGDLPAALAALDGGHAELDRERAEIRRVLGAFETVLASPPEARPAPRRNVRIGEVAALVGVRTSQLRLWEERELLRPGRAQGTNYRVYDEAELRAAQVIALLRRGAYPFEIIAAVLGELRTTGSAQRVRAELARREQELHARSLRRLRGSAALHDYLGGRGDAR
- a CDS encoding peptidylprolyl isomerase, encoding MSSELEPRSGAAAPRRPVRALTRLAGVTVLAGALVVGASATAVAAPGPSADALSASAASDTATRPPRTTHGPCAYTETPDEPAARPVPLPPDPRRTPARGSVRVTLATNHGPIGLTLDRAAAPCTVQSFLHLVGKRFYDRTPCHRLTAYPTLSVLQCGDPSGTGEGGPGYRYRDELPTDLPPAPTDPTGERRVYARGVLAMANAGPDTNGSQFFLVYANSALRPNYTIFGEVDGAGLATLDRIAAGGVAPTAEDPAPVDGAPALPVTIRKAVRSHHHH